TATACGCTAAGTGTCCAGCGCGCCGGCGGTAGTGTAACATCGCCCTCGAAAACACCCATTTCAAAGGGGGACGAAATAGCAGGACTACAAGTAGGAGAGTAGGAGCGTCGTTGCGTTAAAGTGAGAGTCACCTTGAAATTTCCTGGCAGCGTTGGCAAGCACCCATTGCTCGTACAGTTTAGGTCAAGAGAACTGCCTAGCGTGACGCTTACTGAGCTCGCATCACGGTAGAGCCTGGCGGTGATGTGGTACTGGTTTGGTGCGCCACTTATAGGCTTAAAAGCTAGCTCACCCCCAACTAAGTGACTTGCTTGACCAAGGGTACTGCTCACGCACAACGCGGTGAGCAGCAGCATACGAAATAAGAGTAAATGCATAGCTATCAGTAAAGTAAGAAGGTGAGGAACAATAATGAGTACACCTTCAAAGTAAGGTTTTCCTCTAGCTCTACACTACTGTTATTCAAAATGGGAACACGCCGCTTGTTGAGTACACTACCTAGCTTTCCCTAGTAAGCCTACAAACGAGCAAGACCACGCAGACAGCTCCGAAGAGTTTGTCTACGTGGTCTTGCTCGTTGAGGCAGAAACGTACTTTCTGTCTACTTACCCGTTGAAGTAGATGAGGTTGAATTCGTATCCAAAATCTTGAACAGCTCGTCGAGCTTCGGCGTCAGGATGATTTCTGTGCGGCGGTTCATGGCCTTATTAGCTGGCGTGTCGTTGCTGGCAACGGGTACGTACTGCGAGCGGCCTGAAGCCGTAACTTGGCTCGGCGTCACGCCGCCCTCGGTGAGCAGGCGAGCAATTTCGGTGGCGCGCAGCACGCTCAAATCCCAGTTGTCCTTCATGCCACCCGAAGCTCCGCGGAAAGGCACGTTGTCGGTGTGGCCTTCTACTACCACGTTCACATCTTTCTGCTCTTGTAGCACCACGGCTAGCTTTTTTAGTGCGTCGATGCCTTTGGGATCCACTTTGGTGGAACCACTCTTAAACAGCAACTGCTCGGAAAGCGACACGTACACCTTACCGTCTTTCATCTTTACCTGCAAGTCGCTGTCTTTGAAGCTCAAGAGCGCATTACTTACTTTGGCTTTCAGGTCGTTCACCGCTTTGTCTTTATCGGCAAGCGCCTGCTGAAGTTCAGCGAGCTTGGCTTCGCGGGTTTTTAGGTCGGCGTTTAGTTTGTCAACGTCTCCTTTGCTTTTATTCAGCGAGGTGGCTAGCTCCCCTAGTTCTGCTTCGCGGCGAGCTAGGTCTTTAGCAACCTTGTTATAATCGGCCGACTTATCGGCAATAGCTCGGTCACTGTTTTTAAGAAGTTTATCGTAGCTGTCGGTGAGTTGGGTATAGAGTGTGCGTGTGCGACGCAGGGCATTGCCGTTCTGGGTGGAGTCGTCCATGAGGCGACGGTTGTCCAGCTTCAATTGCGCTAGCTCGTCGGTGGTTTTCTTCAACTCTACTACGGCTTGACGGTACTGGCGCTCAGCGGTCTCCTTACCCTGCTCAGTGGCGGCTTGACGGGCGCGCAGGTCTTCATATTTCTTCGATGCAACACAGCTAGGCAATAGGGTAGTAGCCGCTAGTGCGGTGCCGAGTAGGAGAAGATTAGACGTTTTTTTCACTACTAAAAATAGATTAAACAGAAAGACACGGCGCTAGCGTTGTTTCGGCTGTAAGTGCGCATAGCTAAGGTAGGACGCTACAAGCGCAAGTTGCAACTCTACCCGGTAGGGAACCGTTTTTCAGGCTATATTTGCCTTGTTCTTCCGGCGTATTCTCTCAATTTACTTTTCGAATGGCCCTTTCCGCAAGCAACAGTGCAAGCGTTACGTTAGCCACCGTGCCGGATCTTCACCAGCTTTCTACTTCACCTAATTAATTTAGCGTCACTTCCTAGCGTCGGCCCTGTTGGCCACGTTGACTTGTGTTCGACTAATTCAACTTAATTAAAGCTTTCAGCGAACAGCTTGCAACAACATATGTCTTGGTTTAAGCGCGTAGAAAAAGGCATCGTTACGCCAACGGAAGAGAAAAAAGAAACGCCGGATGGACTGTGGTATAAGTGTCCTGAGTGCAAGACGGTAGCGACCATGGCCGAGCACAAACGGCTGCTGTACACCTGTGCCAAGTGCAACCACCACGACCGCATCGACTCGGCCGAATACTTCGAGATTCTGTTCGATAACGACCAATTTGTGGAGCTCGACGCTGCCATGACTTCGGCCGATCCCCTGCACTTTGTGGATACAAAGGCATATCCGCAGCGTGT
This Hymenobacter sp. GOD-10R DNA region includes the following protein-coding sequences:
- a CDS encoding OmpA family protein, translating into MKKTSNLLLLGTALAATTLLPSCVASKKYEDLRARQAATEQGKETAERQYRQAVVELKKTTDELAQLKLDNRRLMDDSTQNGNALRRTRTLYTQLTDSYDKLLKNSDRAIADKSADYNKVAKDLARREAELGELATSLNKSKGDVDKLNADLKTREAKLAELQQALADKDKAVNDLKAKVSNALLSFKDSDLQVKMKDGKVYVSLSEQLLFKSGSTKVDPKGIDALKKLAVVLQEQKDVNVVVEGHTDNVPFRGASGGMKDNWDLSVLRATEIARLLTEGGVTPSQVTASGRSQYVPVASNDTPANKAMNRRTEIILTPKLDELFKILDTNSTSSTSTGK